Proteins encoded in a region of the Drosophila busckii strain San Diego stock center, stock number 13000-0081.31 chromosome 2L, ASM1175060v1, whole genome shotgun sequence genome:
- the LOC108607648 gene encoding uncharacterized protein LOC108607648: MSASTTNAAASAAAAAAAATERKSELRACSTRNCQVNKYVEVTKRKCAQFVTKPYIMSRPLVVNGKGKTSIFQVGGDEGYLENVAALASTTGSENIRPIYRIKPGTHAHVINYVFIDEGSESMEKAKSEDQEAMRLLQESQRESATAKLLKLITTHKGGGAVAAPVTAPASAVPSTTAIASAAVAPPPPPPLVANSSAHVTTPQLHPNLAIASVEGADVSRLQEENIRLRQLLSRLNATQRS, from the coding sequence ATGTCAGCGTCGACAACAAATGCAGCGGCGtctgctgcagccgcagccgctgcgGCTACTGAGCGCAAGTCTGAGCTGCGCGCCTGCAGCACCAGAAACTGCCAGGTGAACAAATATGTTGAGGTGACCAAGCGCAAGTGCGCACAATTTGTTACCAAGCCTTATATTATGTCCAGGCCGCTGGTGGTCAATGGCAAGGGCAAGACATCGATTTTTCAAGTGGGCGGCGACGAGGGCTACTTGGAAAATGTTGCCGCCTTGGCAAGCACAACGGGCAGCGAGAACATCAGACCTATATATCGCATTAAACCaggcacacatgcacatgtcATTAACTATGTGTTCATAGATGAGGGTTCGGAGTCTATGGAGAAAGCAAAGTCGGAGGATCAGGAAGCAATGCGACTGCTGCAGGAATCACAGCGTGAAAGCGCCACAGCCAAGCTGCTGAAACTAATAACTACACATAAGGGCGGCGGCGCAGTAGCTGCTCCAGTTACTGCTCCAGCTTCAGCAGTGCCcagcacaacagcaatagcttcagctgctgtagcgccgccgccgccgccgccgctggtggccaacagcagcgcacaTGTCACCACACCGCAGCTGCATCCAAACTTGGCCATTGCCAGCGTCGAAGGCGCCGACGTTAGTCGACTACAGGAGGAAAATATTCGACTGCGTCAGCTGCTGTCGCGTCTAAATGCCACACAACGTTCTTAA